The nucleotide sequence ACGATCAGCTGGGCATTGGCTTCATAACTTCCCTGAGTTACCGAACGAATCAGGTTTACGTTTAGTTTGCATTTAATCCGCTCTTCGGGCGCGAACTGATCGTTAGTCCAGCGGGTATTATTGATGAAATCACTCATGTAGGTTTTGAGCTGATTCATGGTCTGTTCGTCCGTTTTTTGTTGGGCAAACAACTGGTCGTAATTCAAATTGACCGTACAGTTTATTTCCTGTGCCTCTACGAGTGTAATTCTACTCATCAATACACCAATCAGCATACTCCACCTAATCCAGTAGTTTTTCATGCTTCGCTCCATTTTTCGGTGATAATATCAAGAATATCCTGGGCAACCTCCTCTTTCTTTTTGAGTTCAAAATGACGGATCAGTCCCTCCCTGTCAATAACGGTGATCTTATTGGTATCGTATGCAAATCCTGCACCTGGGTCATTGAGCGAATTCAGGACGATGAAGTCTAGGTTTTTGCTTTCCAGCTTGCGGCGGGCGTTTTCCTGTTCATTCTCCGTTTCCAGGGCGAATCCTACCAGCAGTTGATGTGCGCGCTTCTGTCGCCCCAGCATGAGGGCTATATCCGGAGTTTTAGTCAGATTGAGTTCGAAGGTACCTTCATGTTTCTTGATTTTCTGCTCCGCTACCTCCGAAGGGGCGTAATCGGCCACTGCCGCCGCAAAAACGACCAGATCGCTCGCGGCAAAGTACTCCTGGCTCGCCTCCAGCATCTGCCGGGCAGAACGTACCTTCACCAGCCGTACAGCCGCATCTGGCGCATCGAGCCCTACTGGCCCACTCACTAAAGTCACGTCCGCCCCAGCCTGCGCAAACGTACGGGCGATTGCATACCCCATCTTCCCACTCGAATGATTACTTATGTAGCGAACAGGATCCATAGCCTCCTGGGTAGGTCCCGCGGTGATCAAAACCCGTTTACCCGCAACTACGGGCCGATGATTAAAATGCCGTTGCAATGCTTCCAGTAGTATTTCCGGCTCAGCCAGACGTCCCTCCCCTACCAATCCGCTCGCCAGTTCTCCGTACTCCGCTTCAATGAGTATATTACCGTAAGAACGCAAACGCTGAATGTTGTGCAGAGTGGAGCCGTGGCGATACATATCGAGATCCATGGCGGGTGCAAAGAATACCGGACACCGGGCCGACAGGTACACCGCAGTCAGCAAGTCATCACAAAGGCCATTGGCGCATCGGGCCAGCGTGTGGGCAGTAGCCGGTGCGATTATAAAGGCGTCAGCCCACAGACCGAGTTCCACATGATTATTCCATTGACCTATGCCATCGTCGCTGGCATAGGTAGACAGAACCGGATTTTTGGATAGGGTTGCCAGGGTCAGCGGCGTTATGAATTCGGTTGCGGCGTGGGTCATTAGTACCCTTACTTCGGCTCCCGATTTCACCAGCAAACGTACCAGTACAGCCGATTTATAGGCGGCAATGCTCCCGGAAACGCCTACCAGTATTTTTTTTTCAACCAAATTCACAATAGCAAGATTTTGGTAAAATCAATCCATTGATTTACAAAAAACCAGCCATACGGGCTCGCATGGCTGGCTAAAAAGGGGAAAACCCGAGTACTCTAGTTGTTTTCTTCCAGTTGCCGATAGGCATGGTAGGTTTTTCCCTCCATAAACTCGTCAATGGCCATGCTACCTGCTTTAGGCATACGCTCATAAAACTTCGAAATTTCAATCTGTTCGCGGTTTTCAAATACCTCTTCGAGGTTATCCACCCCGGAAGCGAACTCAGCAAGTTTGTTGTTGAGTTCCTCTTTCATTTTACTTGAAAGCTGACGGGCACGCTTGGAAATTACGGAAACCGATTCGTACAGATTACCCGTCTGAGCGGCGATCTTATCGGTATCACGCGTAATGATGGATGGATTAATGGAAGCCATAGGATTTATTAGTCTGGTTTGTATTGTGCTCTTGGTTAATTTTCGATAGATGAGGTAGTAACCTTAGCAGGTTTCGTAGCAGGATCTACCTTCTTTTCAAGATTTTTCTGCTTCTCTTTCTCT is from Salmonirosea aquatica and encodes:
- the coaBC gene encoding bifunctional phosphopantothenoylcysteine decarboxylase/phosphopantothenate--cysteine ligase CoaBC, with product MNLVEKKILVGVSGSIAAYKSAVLVRLLVKSGAEVRVLMTHAATEFITPLTLATLSKNPVLSTYASDDGIGQWNNHVELGLWADAFIIAPATAHTLARCANGLCDDLLTAVYLSARCPVFFAPAMDLDMYRHGSTLHNIQRLRSYGNILIEAEYGELASGLVGEGRLAEPEILLEALQRHFNHRPVVAGKRVLITAGPTQEAMDPVRYISNHSSGKMGYAIARTFAQAGADVTLVSGPVGLDAPDAAVRLVKVRSARQMLEASQEYFAASDLVVFAAAVADYAPSEVAEQKIKKHEGTFELNLTKTPDIALMLGRQKRAHQLLVGFALETENEQENARRKLESKNLDFIVLNSLNDPGAGFAYDTNKITVIDREGLIRHFELKKKEEVAQDILDIITEKWSEA
- a CDS encoding DNA-directed RNA polymerase subunit omega, with protein sequence MASINPSIITRDTDKIAAQTGNLYESVSVISKRARQLSSKMKEELNNKLAEFASGVDNLEEVFENREQIEISKFYERMPKAGSMAIDEFMEGKTYHAYRQLEENN